Below is a genomic region from Phragmites australis chromosome 20, lpPhrAust1.1, whole genome shotgun sequence.
TGTGATGATCCATTACTTTTGATGGAGAGATTGGCGAGGCTGCCGTTGACAGCGAAGTCGTGGATGATGAGCATCTCGTCGGGGCCCCAGTAGAAGCCGCGCAGCCGGAGGATGTTGCCGTGCCGCAGCTTGGCCACGGCGCGCATCTGCGCCTCAAGTTCGTTGAACCGCCGCACGCTGGCGTCGTCGCTGCCGATCCTGCGCACCGCCAGCGCCGCGCCGTCGGCCAACACGGCCTTGTACACGATGCTGCCGCCGGCGGCGCCCAGGATATACGCCGATGCCTTCAATAGTGTCTCTAGCTCCAACTCCGCGCCGCCGTCCACCGTCACCAGTACCCCGGCGTCGCCGCCCTTCTTTTTGGCCGCCGCTTCGACCGCCTTGCTGTTCTTGTCCGTGATGCCCTCCTTGGCGGAGAAGGAGGCTGACGTGTCTGTGACCTCCTCCGTGTCCTCGCTGTCCTCCCCGGCCTTCTTACGCAGGCAGCAGGACAGGCTCGGGCAGACGGCGTCCGGCGACTCGTCCGACTCCGGCTTCTTGAACACGACCCCCATCCTCTGCTTCGCCACCTCTTGACgctgcctcctcttcctcacctggTACACGTACAGGACCACAACGAAGAGGACAGCGATGCCGGCCACATCGCCAGCGGCGATGGCGACGATGGTGGCCAGCCTCATCCTGCCTTGCCCTCTGGACGCCGGCGCTCCGGCGCCAGTGTTGGTGTCAGAACCAGGAAGCGCCTCGGTCGGGTCCTTGGGTATCGCCGCGATAGCCGGCGGCGACTTTGCAGTGCCATTCTGGGGCTCCACAACGGAGGAGGACGTGAAGGAGCAGAGCCTGTCGAGCGGCCTGCCGCACAGCTCGGTGTTCCTCGCGAACGCCGTGGATCTCTGCaccgagaatggcggcaccgcCGGGATGGCGCCGGTGAGGTTGTTGTAGGACAGGTCGATGGTAACGTTGGCCGGCAGGCTCGACGCCATCTCGGTGGGTATGGCTCCGGCGATCCGGTTGAACGAGAGGTTGACGTAGCGTAGCGCGGCCCCGCCGAAATCCGGCGGGAGCGTGCCGTTGAGCAGGTTGGCGCTGACGTCGAGCACCTGCAGCGCCGGGAACCCtcctccggggagcccgccggAGAAGAAGTTGTTTGCCAGCGACACGGCGGTGAGGTTGGGGAGCAAGGTGAGGTTCTGTGGGATGGCGCCGGAGAGCGCGTTGCCGGCGAGGTTGAGTGCGCGGAGGCTGCGCAGCTGGCCGACCTGCTCTGGCAGTCCGCCCGTGATGCCATTGCCGGCGAGTGAGAGAACACGTAGCTCCGGCGCGCGCAGAAGCTCGGGCGGGATGGTGCCGCTGAGCGCGTTGCTTGAGAGGTCGAGGtggcgcagatgctcgatgagGCCGAGCTCCCTGGCGACGGGGCCGACTAGTTGCGCGTCGGGTAGGACAACGGTGACAACCCGCGAGTCCGGAGAGCAGACGACGCCATTCCATGAACAAGGCGTGGCGTCGGCGTAGCCCCAGCCGGCGAGGGAGCCGAGCGGGTCGGCGGCGAGGGAGAGCttgaaggagaggagaagcacgCCATCTTGGTTAAGCGCGGAGGCGACGCATAGTAGTTGTAGTAGTACTAGTTGCAGCAGCGGCAATGAGGTCGTAGCAGTAGGAAGCCGTAGAAGGCGAGGTGCGCCATTGCCGGCcatggaggtggaggtgagGTGGTGGTCGTGCAGTGGCATGCTGCAGCAGCATGGAGGTTAAGAAGAGGATGGAGGGGTTTTGGCAATGGCACTGGTGGTGGTGCTGGTTTTGCTTGGATTGGTTGTGGCGGTGGTTCACCAAAACTCTAGCAAGGAGATGGGAGTGGAGTGGCGACTATGGAGCAGAGGAACAACAAAGatccctccctctctgtctTTGAGGTATGGTATCAAAAGGGGCTAAAGTGTGTGTGGTGAAAGAGATATATAATGGAGTAGAGGGGGATCTCCATGGATACCCATGAATGATAATACAGAATACTTCCTCCGAtcaaaaatacatgatgttttttatttttatcactattttctattaaaatatagttataatatataataaaaatataatattatgaaaatgtttttcaagataaatacacgtataatttttatattttcaaactaaatattttggaagttaaaattttaaaaatttgactaCATTCTAATAGAAAGTCGAGTATTTATGATGGAGTACTTTTGTTTGTCAGCTTTTGGACCCCTCATGCATGGAGATGTGGACGCATTGGCAGAAAGGTCACTCTGCTCCAGCTTTGGCAGGGGTGCCTTTCCAGGAGATCAAAACGAACTGATTGTTGAATCATGTAATGggaatatacatacatatgcgCAGGATCGTTCTGCACCTTCAATGCATACACAAGCAGTATGGCGAGCTCACTCTCAAGGAAAGCATAAATTCTTCGGGTGGCTGTCGATACAATCATACAAGCAAAGACCTTGCCGGCTGATAAGCTCGCGCTAGGGAATTGGCCCTACAATCCGAGCTGCCCTTTGTGAGATCAAGAGCCTGAAACGGCACTGCACTTATGTTTGCAATGCAGTTACGCCAAAGAAGTGTGGGAGCGTGTGCGTGTCTGGACAGCTGAGACACTGCTGAGAGTGCTGGAACACAAGCTTGAACCCGCTGTCACCACAACAACGAAGAATGACTGCCTGATCATGATGTACACGGTGTGGAACATTTGCAACGAACGAAATCAAAGgattttttacaacaaaatgCTCTCCGCACTGCAAGTTTTCAAGCAAATTGAGGACATCACCTTGAGAAGGATTGTCTGCGGGCAgccagtgattttttttttttttttttttttgcaccagGTGGACCAGCGGAGGGGCCCACTAGTGCCACCGATCGAAGTGGGCGATCTGGGAGCAGGCGGAGGAGCCTAGGCTCACCAGCTCCCAGAGGTGTGATGCTTGGGTTCGAGCACGGGCGGGTGCGGCCACAATGGGCGCGCATACCACCAAGCTACCGCTCTGCAGCTATTGATAGATTAGTTTTCTCATAGTATCACCGAAGGAGTTTATCTAGTTTTCTATGTAATATAAAATATTGTAAATATTTTGGATTCTTCCCCTCTTAAATGAAAGAGAAGCTCTCCTGCTCATggttaaaaaacaaatatatatatatacatgcacaaAACACAGTAAATTAATTCGTCTATGAGAAGGCAGGAGTCCAGCTGAGTTgtgtgatgatatatatgtatgtactgCTCGCTTTCTATGTCATGCCTGTTTATCATGCCCAATCGTGTGAGTTCCATTCCTGTACGAGCTGGATTGTGGTTCTAACGTTCCGTTCCACCGACCAGACTGAAATTTAAAGTTTTTTGCATTTCATTTAGATCTTAATTAGCAATTATCCATTGTATTATTACTACTTTGACACAAAAATGCATAAAAGTATTAAGGTGTACCATGCAAACGTGTTAATGTTAGTTTCTTTATGGAAAGTACTTTATATCCATTGTATTTCTAACAATTTACACTAATATGTAGTTAGAAAAAAGTAATGGTCAAATAATGTACGTACTAGTGATATGTGTCGATATCCAGAACAAAACAACAGTAAAAGAAATTTTGCTTGAAACGTGTATATTACTTAATATTGGGGGATCAAAATTCCACACGACAGTAAAGGAGTCAGAACTCACCTTGAGGGGAGCCCCAAGCTGGAAGAAAAGAGGAGATGAACAACGTGAAAGCGGATGGACTAAATTGGCCTTGTTCCCTTGGCGGGACAAGAGCCTTTTATACCATTCCCTGTGTGTCGGATTACATTGTTGCTCTAAGGCCAAATTACAAGAATGCCACTGAGGTTTTGGTACCTAGGGGCAAAACAATATTTCCCCCTGATTGGCTACCTACCATGTACAGTACTACGCTATTGTATACATCCTATCACTATGTCAGCTCCTTGGAGTCTGGACCAATGTGACTGCCATCTCTGACACCCTAAGATTACGACTTTGCCCCAATATTCATGCTGGCATCCTATGAGGAGGAGGCACCCCGGACGGCCCCCCAATGTGACTTCCACTGCCCTCTGAGTGCCCATCACTGGCCTCGAAGCCTCCGTACCATCGAGGCCTCCAAGCCATGCCTGAGGGCCTCGGTATTCTCCATCACTAAGTTGTCACCGGGCTGAAGTTCCTTTCCAGCTTTAGGTGTAGTGACGGCATCTGCGTGTAGGGTCCTTTGAGGCCTTCGAATGTCCCCTCACTAGGCACCCTTCGAGGTGGTCATTTGTTCATATGGCTCAGGGTGGAGTCCCCAAGGGTGCCATGCCTTTCATCTTCAAGTCGAGGTTGCCTCTACAAGGGCCCGGAGGAAACGGTGGTTCCCTTCCCCAACAGCATCCCCTCGTGAGGGGAGATCATCAGTCTCATCGAGGTTGAGCCAACACTCTATTACTTTGGGCATCTGTTGTCCCTAGGGCCCAATGCGAGGGGACCACTCTtggctaggtatgtgtctgtcTCCAAGACATTGTTGCCCCTTTGCATTGTGGATTCATAAGCGCACCATAAAAGGTGTAGCAAGAATCCTGATGTCAGGctttcttgagcttgttgacACGTTGGATCACATACCTGCTCCTTATGGCTGCCAGTTGGTGGTTCGTACTAGCCTCTCAGTTTCTAAAGGCAGTCAGGCCCTACGCAGCGCACGCTCGTGTTGACAGTTAGTGGCTAACATGCCTATAAAGCCTAGCGGATTCGGGCACTCACCCTCTGCACCACTCACCACCAATTCTCAGCCTTGTACCCTGCCCGCTCACCATCGTACCTCGCATCAAGCATCACTGCCAATGTATGTGCTGAAGATGACCAGGGAGAGATAGATGCTGGCCGGTGGTAACAATGATGAGCTCCACCTAGTGTCAAGAAAGTACCCGAAGCGGACCAGTGCTATGGGTCGCACCTTCGTCGACCAAGCGTACCTCTAGCGGTTAGTGCAAGCCAAGAAGGTACCCAACCTCGATGTGGTGCAATGCCCAGGCAAAAGATCGTGCCAGATCCGCTCCCCCATGAGACTATGGTTTTCGAGGCCTTCCTTGACACCGGCCTCGGGTTCCCTGCCATCTCACTCCTCTCAAAGGTGCTCTGGTTGTACCAACTAGAGCTACCATAGCTTATGGCCAACGTGGTGGTTCGGCTAGCGGTCTTCAAGTGGGTGATATGGGCTGAAGGGACCAAGGGTACCACGGTGATCTTTACCCTCGTCCACAAGGCCTTCTATCAACCGAAGCCAGTGATGGAGGATGATACCAAGAAGGCATTGAACTACGCTAGTGTCAACTTCCAAGTACGTTGGGGCTACCAGGAGAGCTTCCTGATGAAGCCTAACAACAATAAGGAGTACATCGACTGGCACCACCAATGGTTCTACTACTTGGTGGGCATGGAGGTAGGGTTGCCTTGGACTGGGAGGGACATCTACTATGCCCGCCGCCCACTAGTAACTCTCCCCTCGGGCAAGGTTTGGGCCCGTACTGCCACGATGAGCATCTGGCTCATTCGAAGCTTGTCGGGGAAAACCTTCGGCTCCATCGCGTTTGCATTCGGCTTGGTCTCCAAGTTCCGGAGAGGAGATGAAGAACAGCATGAAAGTGGATGAACTGAATTGGCATTGCTCCCCTGGCGGGAGAAGAGCCTTTTATACCGTTCTAGGTGTGTCAGATTACATCGTTGTCCATGAGGCCAAATTACAAGAAAGCCATTGAGGGCTTACTACATAGGGGAAAACAATATTTCCCCCTTGGTCGGCTACCTACTACGTACAATACTACACTACTGTACATGTCCTATCACTAGGTTAGCTTCTTGGAGTCCAGACCAACGTGACTGCCATCCCTGACACCTGAGATTATGACTTTGCACCAGTCTTCGTGTCGACGTCACATGAGGAGGAGGCACCCTAGATGACCCCCCCAATGCGACCTATGCTGGCCCTCATAGTGCCCATCATTGGCCTCGAAGCCTCCATGCCAGTGAGGCCTCCAAGCCATGCCCAAACAGCCCCAACATTCTCCATCACTATGATGTCGCTGGGCCAAAGGTAAGAGCTTCGATGGTCGTTGCGGCATCTACGTGCAAGGTCCTTCTAGGCCTTAGAAGGTCCCCTCGCTTGGGATCCTTCGAGACGGCTTTTTGTTCATATGGCTCTGGGTGGCGTCCCTAGGCGTGCTACGTCTTTCATCTTCGAGCTGAGGTTACCTCTACACGGGCCCGGGGGAAACTGTGGCCCTCTTCCCCAACACTTAATAAGAACACAAAGTAGAAAGTTTTCGAGTGATCTAATATGCATAGGAAAGTTTGGATCACCAAGTACAAGGGGATGCCAATTCTACAAAAATCTTATACATAACTCATGATCGGCTGTTGTACAAGCATCATTTGGTTTTACAAAAATCGACACATTTGATAACCTCTCCAGAGTTGTGCGGATCCTACATGGGTTTATGAGGTTGAACATAATTAATTTGTCAAGCAGCATGTATCATGACTATTGTGATGATTAGTGTTTTGTAAACCAGAACTAACATCAAGGCCCTCTGTGGAACGCAGGACAGGAAAAAGCAGCATGAAACATGGTAAACCAGAACTAACATCAAGACTTGAATGTCATGGCTAGTGAAATCGTTGCAGGAATTGACTACTATTTGGCTGCGATACAGGAGTATGTATTAGAGTAGAGAGATAAAGACACATGTTGCATTGGGCTTTTCAAAGGAATTGTAAACATGAGGTTTGATCAAATGTTTGGAATCCTCCAAAAAGTGGAGGAAAGGAAGGATTCCTATAGAAATTTTTGGTAGCCTTTCCTACAATTCAAAGGGCCTCATAGGAAAAATTGCTATAGAAATCCAGTCCTACAAAATTCTTATGAAAATCCTTTGGAACAAATAAGACTGTGTAGAATTCTTCTTGAATTTTAATTTCTTTTCATAAATAACTCTGTTTAGATGGAGAACATATCATTTAATTTTCTAGAATTGTAACTTTGGTATataagcagagagagagagagagagaatctaAAACACATTGATGCAGAAGTTGATATCACAAAAAAGATGAATTTATTTTGCATAGAGTAATGCACTGGAATTGCGGGTACCTTCATGGCATGCCTTGACTCTATAAGTTGTGAGAGAATGAACGGTTGATGAGCTCTCTGAATATTATAGCCGGCGGATGGCAGAGTGGAGCAGAAGCACATGTGAGAGGCACTAGTGGTGTTGGCCGAACACTTTGTTTTGGAGCGGACATACGACACGGGCGCCACAGCGCATCAAAAGGACATTGCTTTGTCTTGTCCAAGGGCGCGTAAATATATTGCAGCAACGGGGGCCGGCATGCAGGACCAAGAGGAACAAAGATACCTACTGCTACTACCGCCTTGGGGTGGGTAGCAAGGATCCTCTCTACACAGCAAACTGAAGTTAGCTATGTAGCGTTAGGTTGAGCTCTTGTAGATAGTGATTTAGGTTGAGCTCTTGTAGATAGTGATTTTTGTACAATTTATGTTCTCTCCGAAACATACTTTTACTATTAATTAATGCAGTATTTTTTAACTTGATTACATAATTTTATAGCAAAATTTCTTTTCAGAGAAATCTACATATCACTATCAATGTCCaatataatatgcatatgacAATAGCTAAGTCACCTGAAGGTATCCCAACAATCTCGCTTGGTTTTCTCCTTCAAGTATTACTTAGCACAATATGTGGTGCGACTAAAAGTTAGCAAGATTGATACATGGGAATGTTCGAATAACCGTTGTTCAAAGCTTACATGACCAACGTTGTTCAGCACTTTCGTGTTCATTCTTTCTAACGCAATGCGCATAATATTTTTCAGCAATGGTTTTGGAAGAAAACAAAGTACGGCAAATGCACAACGTAATTGAAACGAAACAGAACAAAATGAACATGCAAGATCGTACATATTTGGTCCTTCTTCGAGTCGAGAGAACAAATTAACTTACCACTTGCAAGGATGCTTATGAACAATTAATAAAGGTTGCTAGCTATACTATCTTACTACAGTAAACTAGGCAGCACCAGAGTATTAGCAATATGTTTTCGATCTCTTcaga
It encodes:
- the LOC133901297 gene encoding probable LRR receptor-like serine/threonine-protein kinase At4g37250 encodes the protein MPLHDHHLTSTSMAGNGAPRLLRLPTATTSLPLLQLVLLQLLCVASALNQDGVLLLSFKLSLAADPLGSLAGWGYADATPCSWNGVVCSPDSRVVTVVLPDAQLVGPVARELGLIEHLRHLDLSSNALSGTIPPELLRAPELRVLSLAGNGITGGLPEQVGQLRSLRALNLAGNALSGAIPQNLTLLPNLTAVSLANNFFSGGLPGGGFPALQVLDVSANLLNGTLPPDFGGAALRYVNLSFNRIAGAIPTEMASSLPANVTIDLSYNNLTGAIPAVPPFSVQRSTAFARNTELCGRPLDRLCSFTSSSVVEPQNGTAKSPPAIAAIPKDPTEALPGSDTNTGAGAPASRGQGRMRLATIVAIAAGDVAGIAVLFVVVLYVYQVRKRRQRQEVAKQRMGVVFKKPESDESPDAVCPSLSCCLRKKAGEDSEDTEEVTDTSASFSAKEGITDKNSKAVEAAAKKKGGDAGVLVTVDGGAELELETLLKASAYILGAAGGSIVYKAVLADGAALAVRRIGSDDASVRRFNELEAQMRAVAKLRHGNILRLRGFYWGPDEMLIIHDFAVNGSLANLSIKRKPGSSPINLGWSARLRIARGVARGLAYLHDKKCVHGNVKPSNILLDADMEPLLADLGVDRLVRGADGGLKLSALARRFGSKRSAKSLPDLSPPPGPGGPSASPHAGAPADTAAHYRAPEAVKSPKPNAKWDVYSLGVLLLELVAGRALTSLELCHLTAGADEEKAQALRLVDPALRCEMEGRDEAVACCLRLGAACGAMAPNKRPSIRDALQAIDRIPALASTAASSTAAGAAH